From one Geoalkalibacter halelectricus genomic stretch:
- a CDS encoding FAD-dependent oxidoreductase — MAQIVFSSWGNKVVDNRKGEVGEPPSFRLPVTLDGQRPLAAFMGWDGIIVFDDKVNIPAMTAEYMKRVQTLYCCGKCTPGKKGTKVLADLLEATLTGAAAAADLDKVPQLAELLKNCKCTLCQSATVPVLHAVTHFREDFLACLSGTLDKPREGYSLIHKYTAPCQDKCPAHIDIPAYIEAIKEYRFDESLEVIRDNMPMPSVCGRVCPHPCETACRRKNVDESINIMVLKRSASDWEWKHHQAPPMQAKPRKNKKVAVVGAGPAGLTAAYYLALEGYPITIYEALPEGYGGGMVAVGIPPYRMPRHILQRDIDIIQALGVEIIYNTRVGKDISLPELKEKFDAVFLAPGAHRSKPMGVEGEDKGYKGFLKGGIDFLREAYMGKPTGMGKKVVVVGGGNTAIDCVRVALREGAEESILLYRRSRKEMPADVWEVDGADEEGVKFEFLVLPTRIIVDDKEQVTGVECVRMELGEPDASGRRRPQPVKGSEFVVECDTVIPAIGQDPDLSFIPEKMGIGITKWNTVVTRFLPLKDANGKDLNDSMGNPLSRLLITDNEGVFAGGDAEIGPLTVVACVGNGHRAAHVIQRWLEEGKAYLTDDEIMEDILTFMNVYDKNEQVAWLDSACRENQAEIHGPERASYKNYTEVELGFKDSQAVREAERCLRCYRMAMAAI, encoded by the coding sequence TTGGCCCAGATCGTTTTTTCCAGTTGGGGAAACAAGGTCGTTGACAACCGCAAGGGCGAGGTGGGGGAGCCCCCCAGCTTCCGCCTACCCGTCACCCTCGATGGCCAAAGGCCCCTGGCCGCGTTCATGGGGTGGGACGGAATCATCGTCTTCGACGATAAGGTCAACATTCCCGCCATGACCGCCGAGTACATGAAGCGCGTGCAGACTCTGTACTGTTGCGGCAAATGTACGCCCGGCAAGAAAGGCACCAAGGTTCTTGCCGATCTGCTGGAGGCGACCCTGACGGGCGCCGCCGCCGCGGCCGACCTCGACAAGGTCCCGCAACTGGCCGAATTGCTCAAGAACTGCAAATGCACCCTGTGCCAAAGTGCCACGGTGCCGGTTCTGCACGCGGTCACTCACTTCCGCGAGGATTTCCTCGCCTGCCTGAGCGGCACCCTGGACAAGCCCCGCGAGGGTTACAGCCTGATCCACAAGTACACCGCGCCCTGCCAGGACAAGTGCCCCGCGCACATCGACATTCCCGCCTATATCGAGGCCATCAAGGAGTATCGCTTCGACGAATCCCTCGAGGTCATTCGCGACAACATGCCGATGCCTTCGGTCTGCGGCCGGGTCTGCCCTCATCCCTGCGAAACCGCCTGCCGGCGCAAGAACGTGGACGAATCCATCAACATCATGGTGCTCAAGCGCTCGGCGTCGGATTGGGAATGGAAGCACCACCAGGCACCGCCCATGCAAGCCAAGCCGCGCAAGAACAAAAAAGTCGCGGTGGTCGGCGCCGGGCCCGCGGGCCTAACCGCCGCCTACTACCTGGCCCTGGAAGGCTATCCGATCACCATTTACGAGGCCCTGCCGGAAGGCTACGGCGGCGGCATGGTGGCGGTCGGGATTCCCCCCTACCGCATGCCGCGCCACATTCTGCAGCGTGACATCGACATCATTCAGGCCCTCGGCGTGGAAATCATCTACAACACCCGCGTCGGCAAAGACATCTCCCTGCCCGAACTCAAGGAGAAGTTCGACGCCGTGTTTCTCGCACCCGGCGCCCATCGCTCCAAACCCATGGGGGTCGAGGGCGAGGACAAAGGCTACAAGGGTTTTCTCAAAGGCGGGATCGACTTTCTGCGCGAAGCCTACATGGGCAAGCCCACCGGCATGGGCAAGAAGGTGGTGGTGGTCGGCGGCGGCAACACCGCCATCGACTGCGTGCGCGTGGCGCTGCGCGAAGGCGCCGAGGAATCCATCCTGCTCTATCGTCGTTCACGCAAGGAGATGCCCGCCGATGTCTGGGAAGTCGACGGCGCGGATGAGGAAGGCGTCAAGTTCGAATTCCTGGTGCTGCCGACCCGCATCATCGTCGACGACAAAGAGCAGGTCACCGGCGTTGAGTGCGTGCGCATGGAACTGGGCGAACCCGATGCTTCGGGGCGCCGCCGTCCCCAGCCGGTCAAGGGCAGCGAGTTCGTGGTCGAGTGCGACACGGTCATCCCGGCGATCGGCCAGGACCCGGACCTCTCTTTCATTCCGGAAAAAATGGGCATCGGCATTACCAAGTGGAACACCGTGGTGACGCGCTTCCTGCCGCTTAAGGATGCCAACGGCAAGGATCTCAACGACAGCATGGGCAACCCCCTGTCGCGCCTGCTGATTACCGACAACGAGGGCGTGTTTGCCGGTGGCGATGCCGAAATCGGACCTCTGACCGTCGTCGCCTGCGTCGGCAACGGCCATCGCGCCGCCCATGTCATTCAGCGCTGGCTCGAGGAGGGCAAGGCCTATTTGACGGATGACGAGATCATGGAGGACATCCTCACCTTCATGAACGTCTACGACAAGAACGAGCAGGTTGCCTGGCTGGACTCGGCCTGTCGGGAAAATCAGGCGGAAATTCATGGCCCCGAGCGGGCCAGCTACAAGAACTACACGGAAGTCGAACTTGGCTTCAAGGACAGCCAGGCGGTCCGGGAAGCCGAGCGGTGCCTGCGGTGTTATCGCATGGCCATGGCGGCGATTTAA
- the moaC gene encoding cyclic pyranopterin monophosphate synthase MoaC has translation MSERFTHFDDEGQAIMVDVGDKADTQRLAVARGEIRMREATLERILDRRVEKGDVFAVARIAGIMAAKQTSALIPLCHPLMLNSVSLDFFPHPGEGRVEVEARVKVGGKTGVEMEALTAVSVATLTIYDMCKAVDKEMVIGEIRLLEKHGGKSGSFVRGGAARPGGRESGE, from the coding sequence ATGAGTGAACGCTTCACCCATTTCGATGACGAGGGCCAGGCCATCATGGTCGATGTCGGCGACAAGGCCGACACACAGCGCCTGGCCGTGGCGCGCGGTGAAATCCGCATGCGCGAGGCCACCTTGGAGCGCATTCTCGACCGCCGGGTGGAAAAGGGCGATGTCTTCGCCGTGGCGCGCATCGCCGGCATCATGGCGGCCAAGCAGACCTCCGCCCTGATCCCCCTGTGTCATCCCCTGATGCTCAATTCGGTCAGCCTGGATTTTTTCCCGCATCCCGGCGAGGGGCGGGTCGAGGTCGAGGCGCGGGTCAAGGTCGGCGGCAAGACGGGCGTCGAGATGGAGGCCCTGACCGCCGTGTCGGTGGCGACCCTGACCATTTACGACATGTGCAAGGCTGTGGACAAGGAGATGGTCATCGGCGAGATCCGCCTGTTGGAAAAGCACGGCGGCAAGAGTGGATCCTTCGTGCGCGGCGGCGCGGCGCGCCCAGGTGGCCGCGAGAGCGGGGAGTAG
- a CDS encoding cupin domain-containing protein produces the protein MDTSFFQAQEQIAYSEEAARKIALAATDHSRTTLWCLAPGQHIHPHVHAGDHVWVVLEGQGTFLGENASTRQIVAGSVVVAPAGRAHGIRNDSEQGLVFVSISAG, from the coding sequence ATGGACACATCTTTTTTCCAGGCCCAGGAACAGATCGCTTATTCCGAGGAGGCCGCCCGCAAGATTGCCCTGGCCGCCACCGACCATTCCCGCACCACCCTGTGGTGCCTGGCACCGGGGCAACACATTCATCCCCACGTGCATGCCGGCGACCATGTGTGGGTGGTTCTGGAAGGGCAAGGAACCTTTCTCGGCGAGAATGCGAGCACGCGCCAAATCGTGGCGGGATCCGTGGTCGTTGCGCCGGCCGGGCGTGCCCATGGCATTCGCAACGACAGCGAGCAGGGATTGGTGTTTGTGAGTATTTCGGCCGGCTAG
- the csrA gene encoding carbon storage regulator CsrA yields MLVLTRKAGEGIVIGDDIRITVVEIKGGAIRIGIEAPADKKIYRQEIYERICRENQEAAQWNPSDLDALSESLQKRKRP; encoded by the coding sequence ATGCTGGTACTGACCCGCAAGGCCGGAGAAGGCATCGTGATCGGTGATGACATTCGTATCACCGTGGTGGAAATCAAGGGGGGCGCGATCCGCATCGGCATCGAGGCTCCCGCCGACAAAAAAATCTACCGGCAGGAAATCTACGAGCGTATCTGCCGTGAAAATCAGGAGGCCGCACAGTGGAACCCGTCCGATCTGGATGCCTTGAGCGAGAGCTTGCAGAAGCGCAAGCGCCCATGA
- the mltG gene encoding endolytic transglycosylase MltG: MPMKKRLRILLGCLAAAVLLPILVIAADVAWFLTQAVQPPEPSQVTIAPGTGFIRIANDLEERRIIRRSSYFVALARYKEVQGRVHAGDYRFEHPARPAEVLRRLVEGDVVRYAFTVPEGLTLWDIGARMEREGFGRAEVFLGLARDVDLLSQLGIEGPSLEGYLFPETYLLERGDAERRLINAMVREFRRRALPEWRQAAADLGLDLHQWVTLASIVQAEAGSEAEMPVIAAVFHNRLRLGMRLQADPTVIYGVDDYQGRITRSHLRDPHPYNTYVIAGLPPGPIANPGAAALKATAFPSADDYLYFVSRGDGSHVFSRTLEEHNRAVRRYILTPRNSSP; encoded by the coding sequence ATGCCGATGAAAAAGCGTTTGCGAATTCTTCTCGGCTGCCTTGCGGCGGCTGTCCTGTTGCCGATCCTGGTGATCGCAGCCGATGTGGCCTGGTTTCTCACCCAAGCCGTGCAACCGCCCGAGCCGAGTCAGGTGACCATCGCTCCCGGAACTGGGTTTATCCGCATCGCCAATGACCTCGAAGAGCGGCGCATTATCCGCAGAAGTTCCTATTTTGTCGCCTTGGCGCGCTATAAGGAGGTGCAGGGGCGGGTTCACGCCGGAGACTACCGCTTTGAGCATCCGGCGCGCCCCGCGGAGGTCTTACGGCGGCTGGTGGAAGGGGATGTGGTGCGCTATGCCTTTACGGTGCCCGAAGGCCTGACGCTGTGGGACATCGGTGCGCGCATGGAACGCGAAGGGTTCGGCCGCGCCGAGGTCTTTCTGGGGCTGGCAAGGGATGTCGATCTGCTGTCGCAGTTGGGCATCGAGGGCCCGTCGCTGGAAGGCTACCTGTTTCCCGAAACCTACCTGCTCGAGCGCGGTGACGCCGAGCGGCGGCTGATCAATGCCATGGTGCGCGAGTTTCGCCGCCGCGCGCTGCCCGAATGGCGGCAGGCAGCCGCGGACTTGGGGCTTGATCTGCATCAGTGGGTGACCCTCGCCTCCATCGTGCAGGCGGAGGCGGGGTCTGAAGCCGAGATGCCGGTCATCGCCGCGGTTTTTCACAACCGCCTGCGCCTGGGCATGCGCCTGCAGGCCGATCCGACGGTGATCTACGGCGTTGATGACTATCAGGGGCGCATCACGCGGAGCCACCTGCGTGATCCTCACCCCTACAACACCTACGTGATCGCAGGCCTGCCGCCGGGACCCATCGCCAATCCGGGCGCCGCCGCGCTCAAGGCCACCGCCTTTCCCAGTGCGGACGATTACCTCTATTTCGTTTCACGAGGGGACGGCAGCCATGTTTTCTCCCGCACCCTCGAAGAGCACAACCGTGCGGTGCGCCGCTACATTCTCACCCCGCGTAATTCTTCCCCCTGA
- a CDS encoding molybdopterin-dependent oxidoreductase, producing MVSLTIDGRAVSVPAGATILEAARQLGIAIPTLCWLQKVSPTGACRVCVVRIEGVDRLMTACNTPVKEGIVVTTDNEEIAATRRQIMELMLVNHPLDCPVCDAGGECDLQDACYNLDVVRQNFSAEDVQPGPIDKWPLIQQVPSRCILCEKCVKVCHEVVGSSSLFINDKGERAYIDKHLDLCEFCGNCVSVCPTGTMISKPFKYRARPWELRKTRSLCNGCASQCEIDIHVKNNQIYRVTSEDEGTVNNGNLCIGGFFSYGYVNSNQRLKAPLINQGGQLMPAEWDEALGLVADRAREIAATHGSDALAGLSSPRLTNEENYLFQKLFRAGLGSNNIDSEARFGALRALAPLSASLGLKGASNRMDRIGRSDAVLVFGSDVTAEAPAIDWQIEQACRKRDGKLVVANMRRVKLTRWANTHLAYRPGSEVFLANALAKLIFDKELADTSYLNQYLANPEEVAQDLAQVDLDQAVKETGVSLALLEEAAEYLGQAESVAVIFGSDVTRSAAAQDKVQAIANLALICGALHGDLGGLFPVDEKANTQGLLDMGVCPEFLPGFADYGNNKARFEKLWACAFPDGGRNAEQILTGIEGGQVRFLYLAATNPLISYPDSRRWRRALEKLDLLVVQDILPSEVTRLAHVVLPASSFAEKSGSLTSLDHRVNCLRPALATPGKARQDWDILADLYHKLRPTSARPDNEALLDEIKSAAPLYSDVCLPAQGRCRPCVKPLVTPALKSQRYVPVSAKAAPSGLQLLAGKILFHFGTTTTFAEGPLEVASEGYIEINPQDAQTLGVAEGGALRVTSQTGSAQAKVKISEAVPPGLLFAPYHFSDVDINQIMPMAVNCVSVNIAKT from the coding sequence ATGGTCAGTTTGACGATTGATGGCAGGGCGGTCAGCGTCCCCGCGGGAGCCACCATCCTGGAAGCGGCTCGCCAGCTCGGCATTGCCATTCCGACCCTGTGCTGGCTGCAGAAAGTCTCGCCGACCGGCGCCTGCCGCGTCTGCGTTGTCCGCATTGAAGGCGTCGACCGCCTGATGACCGCCTGCAACACCCCGGTTAAGGAAGGGATCGTCGTCACGACCGACAACGAGGAAATCGCCGCCACCCGCCGCCAGATCATGGAACTGATGCTGGTCAACCATCCCCTGGATTGCCCGGTGTGCGACGCCGGCGGCGAGTGCGACCTCCAAGATGCCTGCTACAATCTCGACGTCGTGCGCCAGAATTTCAGCGCCGAGGACGTTCAGCCCGGCCCCATCGATAAGTGGCCGCTTATTCAGCAGGTTCCCTCACGCTGCATCCTGTGCGAAAAATGCGTCAAGGTCTGCCATGAAGTGGTCGGCTCAAGCTCGCTGTTCATCAACGACAAGGGTGAGCGCGCCTACATCGACAAACATCTCGACCTGTGTGAATTCTGCGGCAACTGCGTGAGCGTCTGCCCCACCGGCACCATGATCTCCAAACCCTTCAAATATCGGGCGCGCCCTTGGGAATTGCGCAAAACCCGCTCCCTGTGCAACGGCTGCGCCAGCCAATGCGAAATCGACATCCACGTCAAGAATAACCAAATCTACCGCGTCACCTCCGAGGATGAGGGAACCGTCAACAACGGCAACCTTTGCATCGGCGGTTTTTTCAGTTATGGCTACGTCAACTCCAACCAGCGTCTGAAGGCCCCCCTGATTAACCAGGGCGGCCAACTGATGCCCGCCGAATGGGACGAGGCGCTGGGGTTGGTGGCCGACCGGGCGCGTGAAATCGCCGCCACCCACGGCAGCGATGCCTTGGCCGGTCTTTCCTCGCCACGCTTGACCAACGAGGAAAACTACCTGTTCCAAAAACTTTTCCGCGCCGGTCTCGGATCGAACAACATCGATTCCGAGGCCCGCTTCGGCGCCCTGCGCGCCCTTGCGCCCCTGTCCGCGAGCCTCGGCCTCAAAGGTGCGAGCAACCGCATGGATCGCATCGGCCGCAGCGATGCGGTGCTGGTCTTCGGCAGCGACGTCACCGCCGAGGCGCCCGCCATCGACTGGCAGATCGAACAGGCGTGCCGCAAACGCGACGGCAAGCTGGTGGTGGCCAACATGCGCCGCGTCAAGCTCACCCGCTGGGCCAACACCCATCTCGCCTACCGGCCCGGAAGCGAGGTCTTTCTCGCCAATGCCCTGGCGAAACTGATCTTCGACAAGGAACTGGCCGATACGAGCTACCTGAATCAGTACCTGGCCAACCCCGAGGAGGTGGCACAGGACCTGGCGCAGGTCGACCTGGATCAGGCCGTCAAGGAAACCGGCGTGTCCCTGGCCTTGCTCGAGGAAGCCGCCGAATACCTTGGTCAAGCCGAATCGGTGGCGGTCATTTTCGGCTCCGACGTCACCCGCTCCGCCGCCGCCCAGGACAAGGTTCAGGCCATCGCCAACCTGGCGCTGATCTGCGGCGCCCTGCACGGAGACCTCGGCGGGCTGTTCCCCGTCGATGAAAAGGCCAACACCCAGGGCCTGCTCGACATGGGCGTCTGCCCCGAGTTTCTGCCCGGTTTCGCCGATTACGGCAATAACAAGGCGCGCTTCGAAAAACTCTGGGCCTGCGCCTTTCCCGACGGCGGCCGCAATGCGGAGCAGATCCTCACGGGCATTGAGGGTGGCCAGGTGCGCTTCCTTTACCTGGCGGCCACCAACCCCCTGATTTCCTATCCTGACAGCCGCCGCTGGCGGCGCGCCCTGGAAAAGTTGGACCTCCTGGTGGTCCAGGACATCCTGCCCTCGGAAGTCACGCGCCTGGCGCATGTCGTCCTGCCGGCATCTTCCTTCGCGGAGAAGTCCGGCAGCCTCACCTCTCTCGACCATCGCGTCAACTGCCTGAGGCCGGCCCTGGCTACGCCAGGTAAAGCCCGGCAGGATTGGGATATCTTGGCCGATCTCTATCACAAACTGCGGCCCACCAGCGCGCGTCCCGATAATGAGGCGCTTCTTGATGAGATCAAAAGCGCGGCGCCGCTTTACTCGGATGTCTGCCTGCCCGCGCAGGGTCGTTGCCGACCCTGCGTCAAGCCCCTGGTGACTCCCGCACTCAAGAGCCAGCGCTATGTGCCGGTCAGCGCCAAGGCGGCGCCCAGCGGCTTGCAACTGCTTGCCGGCAAGATTCTCTTTCACTTCGGCACCACCACGACCTTTGCCGAAGGCCCCCTCGAGGTGGCATCCGAAGGCTATATCGAGATCAATCCGCAAGATGCTCAAACCCTCGGCGTCGCCGAGGGCGGTGCCCTGCGGGTCACCTCGCAGACAGGTTCCGCTCAGGCCAAGGTCAAGATCTCCGAGGCCGTGCCGCCGGGCCTGCTCTTTGCGCCCTATCATTTCAGCGATGTCGACATCAACCAGATCATGCCCATGGCTGTGAACTGCGTATCTGTGAACATCGCCAAGACTTAA
- a CDS encoding flagellar assembly protein FliW: protein MNIISGTRFGDIEYEPDKTLHFPEGLIGFGHLREFVVMPQNKPGPLFWIQSVEDPALAFVLTDPSGFFLDYAVAPDAGERRKLGLEQDDECLVLAVVTVPPDRRITLNLAAPIFFAPKNNRALQVILEKTSWQTRTPLPQV from the coding sequence ATGAACATAATTTCCGGCACCCGATTCGGCGACATCGAATACGAGCCGGACAAGACCCTGCATTTCCCCGAGGGCCTCATCGGTTTCGGTCATCTGCGCGAGTTCGTGGTCATGCCGCAGAACAAGCCCGGGCCGCTGTTCTGGATTCAGAGCGTCGAGGATCCGGCGCTGGCCTTCGTCCTGACCGATCCCAGCGGGTTTTTTCTCGATTACGCCGTGGCGCCCGACGCCGGTGAGCGGCGCAAGCTCGGTCTGGAGCAGGACGATGAGTGCCTGGTGCTGGCGGTGGTCACCGTGCCGCCCGACCGGCGCATCACCCTCAATCTGGCCGCCCCGATTTTTTTCGCGCCCAAGAACAACCGCGCCCTCCAGGTCATCCTGGAAAAGACCTCCTGGCAGACGCGCACCCCGCTGCCGCAGGTGTGA
- the plsY gene encoding glycerol-3-phosphate 1-O-acyltransferase PlsY, producing the protein MIGFMLTLMAAYLIGAIPCGLVLARFVGLGDIRTVGSGNIGATNVYRVGGRRLGVATLFLDALKGLLPVLAALYLYPDSPWAVSLVAAAAFLGHCYPVYLGFKGGKGVATGLGIYLVLSPWAVLVSLGIFAGVLWKWSYVSLASLCAAGAIPLLVVLFERSLPLFLVTLFISGMVIFRHRANIERLLSGTENRFRA; encoded by the coding sequence ATGATTGGATTTATGTTGACGTTGATGGCGGCCTACTTAATCGGCGCCATTCCCTGTGGACTGGTTCTCGCGCGTTTTGTGGGGTTGGGCGATATTCGCACCGTCGGCAGCGGCAACATCGGCGCGACCAATGTTTATCGGGTCGGTGGACGGCGCCTTGGCGTGGCGACGCTGTTTCTCGACGCCCTTAAGGGCTTGCTGCCGGTGCTGGCGGCTCTCTATTTGTACCCCGACTCGCCCTGGGCGGTGAGCCTGGTTGCGGCAGCGGCCTTTCTCGGGCACTGCTACCCCGTGTATCTTGGCTTTAAAGGCGGTAAGGGCGTCGCAACGGGCTTGGGCATCTATCTGGTGCTCTCACCCTGGGCGGTGCTGGTATCCCTGGGGATTTTCGCCGGGGTGCTGTGGAAGTGGAGCTACGTGTCCCTGGCCTCTCTGTGCGCCGCCGGGGCGATTCCCCTGCTGGTGGTGCTTTTTGAGCGCTCCTTGCCCTTGTTTCTCGTCACCTTGTTTATCAGCGGCATGGTGATCTTTCGCCATCGCGCCAATATCGAGCGGCTTCTAAGTGGCACCGAGAACCGTTTTCGTGCCTGA
- a CDS encoding KamA family radical SAM protein, giving the protein MLGKEKEAIAPNTNWSRLDWQEELKNNVTSVDELKNHIRLSAREEADLRRIVDAHPMNIPRYYLDLIDPRDPQDPIRKMAVPAAEELIVAGAMGETTGDPYGDDKHDKGNGILHKYSYTALVVATEYCSMYCRHCFRKRMVGLPNEQTVQNFRGAARYIAEHPEISNVVISGGDPFLLPNDVLRAMLEALRDIPHLNYVRIGSRAPVVFPMRFFDEELLALLAEFNQHKALYVPTHFNHPREFTAEARQAVQNLRGAGITVNNQAVFLRGVNDDEDTLVELMNGLLRMGVSPYYLYQCMPVSRVRHHFQVPLKKGIDIIDRARRRMDGYAKRFKFILGHDIGKLEVCGRMGDKVFFKQLHARPGHREEASRMLVRQLTDTGGWLDDLPEVEI; this is encoded by the coding sequence ATGCTTGGAAAAGAAAAAGAAGCTATCGCCCCGAATACCAATTGGAGCCGGCTCGACTGGCAGGAAGAACTGAAGAACAACGTCACCAGCGTCGATGAACTGAAAAACCACATCAGGCTCTCGGCTCGGGAAGAAGCCGACCTGAGGCGCATCGTCGACGCCCATCCCATGAACATCCCCCGCTACTACCTGGATCTGATCGATCCGCGCGACCCCCAGGACCCGATCCGCAAAATGGCCGTGCCCGCCGCCGAGGAACTCATCGTGGCCGGCGCCATGGGCGAGACCACCGGCGACCCTTACGGCGACGACAAGCACGACAAGGGCAACGGCATTCTGCACAAATATTCCTACACGGCGCTGGTAGTGGCCACCGAATATTGCTCCATGTACTGCCGCCACTGTTTCCGCAAGCGCATGGTCGGCCTGCCCAACGAGCAGACCGTGCAAAACTTTCGCGGTGCAGCGCGCTACATCGCCGAGCATCCCGAGATCAGCAACGTCGTCATCTCCGGTGGCGACCCTTTCCTGCTGCCCAACGACGTGCTGCGCGCCATGCTCGAGGCCCTGCGCGACATCCCGCATCTCAATTACGTGCGCATCGGCTCGCGCGCGCCGGTGGTGTTCCCCATGCGTTTTTTCGATGAGGAACTCCTCGCCCTGCTCGCCGAGTTCAACCAGCACAAAGCGCTCTATGTGCCGACCCATTTCAACCACCCGCGCGAATTTACCGCCGAGGCGCGCCAAGCCGTGCAGAACCTGCGCGGTGCGGGTATCACCGTCAACAATCAGGCGGTTTTCCTGCGCGGCGTCAACGACGATGAGGACACCCTCGTCGAGTTGATGAACGGATTGCTGCGCATGGGGGTGAGTCCTTACTACCTGTACCAGTGCATGCCCGTGTCGCGGGTGCGCCACCATTTTCAGGTGCCCCTGAAAAAGGGCATCGACATCATCGACCGGGCCCGGCGGCGCATGGACGGCTACGCCAAGCGCTTCAAATTCATCCTCGGCCATGACATCGGCAAGCTCGAAGTCTGCGGCCGCATGGGTGACAAGGTGTTCTTCAAGCAGTTGCACGCGCGCCCCGGCCACCGCGAAGAAGCCTCGCGCATGCTGGTGCGTCAACTCACCGATACCGGCGGCTGGCTCGACGATCTGCCCGAGGTTGAGATTTAG
- the radA gene encoding DNA repair protein RadA produces MKRRTLFTCQQCGCQSPKWLGRCPDCGQWNSLVEESVAAPRAATRAAATGTGGAPQRLAEVATGQEDRLRCGIGEFDQVLGGGVVAGSLILIGGDPGIGKSTLLLQAVSRLAERGRALYVTAEESPRQVRMRADRLGVGAENLYLLAETSLEAVLEQVRALKPAYLVIDSIQTIFTAALDSAPGSVSQVRECAGRLMQVAKGDGIPTFLVGHVTKDGAIAGPRMLEHMVDTVLYFEGEPGHPYRILRAVKNRFGSTNEIGVFQMKEGGLAEVGNPSELFLSERPEAASGSAVVPALEGSRPILVELQALVSGSSYGTPRRTTMGIDHNRVSLLVAVLEKKVGLSLLSQDIFLNVAGGVRLDEPAVDLGVMAALASSHLNRPIAARTIVFGEVGLVGEVRAVSHPDLRVKEAARLGFDRCFLPAGSLKNLVAPQGLQLIGVKSAGEVLEGIFDEG; encoded by the coding sequence ATGAAACGACGCACACTTTTTACCTGCCAGCAATGCGGTTGCCAGAGCCCCAAATGGCTGGGGCGCTGCCCGGATTGCGGGCAGTGGAATTCCCTGGTGGAGGAAAGCGTCGCGGCGCCGCGCGCCGCGACGCGCGCGGCGGCTACAGGCACGGGCGGCGCGCCCCAGCGCCTGGCCGAGGTGGCCACCGGGCAGGAAGACCGCTTGCGCTGCGGCATCGGCGAATTCGACCAGGTGCTGGGCGGCGGGGTGGTGGCCGGCTCGCTGATTCTCATCGGCGGGGATCCCGGCATCGGCAAATCGACCCTGCTGCTGCAGGCCGTCAGCCGCCTGGCCGAGCGGGGCAGGGCCCTGTACGTCACCGCCGAAGAGTCGCCGCGGCAGGTGCGCATGCGCGCCGATCGCCTCGGCGTGGGCGCCGAGAACCTCTATCTGCTCGCCGAAACCTCTCTGGAGGCGGTGCTTGAGCAGGTGCGCGCCCTCAAGCCCGCCTATCTCGTCATCGATTCCATCCAGACCATCTTCACCGCCGCCCTGGATTCCGCACCGGGCAGTGTCAGCCAGGTGCGCGAGTGCGCCGGGCGCCTCATGCAGGTGGCCAAGGGTGACGGCATCCCGACCTTTCTCGTCGGCCACGTGACCAAGGATGGCGCCATCGCCGGACCGCGCATGCTGGAACACATGGTCGATACGGTGCTTTACTTCGAGGGCGAACCCGGCCATCCCTACCGGATTCTGCGCGCGGTCAAGAATCGCTTCGGTTCGACCAACGAAATCGGCGTCTTTCAGATGAAGGAGGGCGGTCTGGCCGAGGTCGGCAATCCCTCCGAATTGTTTCTCTCCGAGCGCCCCGAGGCCGCCTCCGGCAGCGCCGTGGTGCCGGCCCTGGAGGGCAGCCGACCGATTCTGGTGGAGTTGCAGGCGCTGGTGTCGGGTTCCTCCTACGGCACCCCGCGGCGCACCACCATGGGCATCGATCACAACCGCGTCTCGCTGCTGGTGGCGGTACTGGAAAAAAAAGTCGGGCTGTCCCTGCTGTCCCAGGATATTTTCCTCAATGTCGCCGGCGGGGTGCGTCTCGACGAGCCGGCCGTGGATCTCGGCGTGATGGCGGCGCTGGCTTCGAGTCATCTCAACCGGCCCATCGCCGCGCGCACCATCGTCTTCGGCGAGGTCGGCCTGGTGGGCGAGGTGCGGGCCGTGTCCCACCCCGACCTGCGTGTCAAGGAAGCGGCGCGGCTCGGTTTCGACCGCTGTTTTCTGCCCGCCGGAAGTCTCAAGAACCTGGTCGCGCCGCAGGGTTTGCAGCTCATCGGGGTGAAGAGCGCCGGTGAGGTCTTGGAGGGCATTTTCGATGAAGGATGA